A region of Pyxidicoccus parkwaysis DNA encodes the following proteins:
- the xseA gene encoding exodeoxyribonuclease VII large subunit, which yields MKKPKGGLPPPPPPGLQGDLFGAPATTPPAALPAPSEEAPPRGRVVAMPRKPPVDADGTSLLGPMEGAPPPPPKPERSVLSVGELTRQLKQTLESRFARVIVRGEVTGFRGPNARGHWYFSLKDSSAAIDTKVWASLAGRLRFMLRDGMEVIAEGSVDLYEPQGRYSLIVQRMEPVGEGALALAFEQLKARLADEGLIGDRRVRPPRPLPFLPRRIGIVTSRTGAALQDFLRVLHSRNPRQSVLLADARVQGEGSAEEVARAIERLTRTDVDVIVVTRGGGSVEDLWTFNEERVARAIFASPVPVVSAIGHEIDFTISDFVADWRAPTPSAAAERLAPVLADLELSLATQAGRLRRATERRVLELREELGQLSAHLEDPRRAINHQRLHLSEQVEAMMRVLRPAVREHRDALRALSERLQRVRPQARLGEQRAHLLKLAMRLTEAARAGVASRQAALAQAHLGLERASPAARVSRERARLAAHRARLLALQQGALADAQRRFQRLEGRLDAMSPLKVMSRGYSVVFRQRDGAVVRTSTDVQVGERLGIKLAMNGAKTLGGCEEVEATVTGVKGPVDC from the coding sequence ATGAAGAAGCCCAAGGGCGGTCTGCCGCCTCCGCCGCCTCCCGGCCTGCAGGGGGACCTGTTCGGCGCCCCCGCCACCACGCCGCCCGCCGCCCTCCCGGCTCCGTCCGAGGAGGCCCCGCCGCGCGGCCGCGTGGTGGCCATGCCTCGCAAGCCGCCGGTGGACGCGGACGGCACGTCGCTGCTGGGGCCGATGGAGGGCGCGCCTCCGCCGCCGCCGAAGCCCGAGCGCTCGGTGCTGTCGGTGGGCGAGCTGACGCGGCAGTTGAAGCAGACGCTGGAGTCGCGCTTCGCGCGCGTCATCGTGCGTGGCGAGGTGACGGGCTTCCGCGGGCCCAACGCGCGCGGGCACTGGTACTTCTCGCTGAAGGATTCGTCCGCCGCCATCGACACGAAGGTGTGGGCGTCGCTGGCGGGCCGGCTGCGCTTCATGCTCCGCGACGGCATGGAGGTCATCGCCGAGGGCAGCGTCGACCTCTATGAGCCGCAGGGCCGCTACAGCCTCATCGTCCAGCGGATGGAGCCGGTGGGGGAGGGCGCGCTGGCGCTCGCCTTCGAGCAGCTCAAGGCGCGGCTCGCGGACGAGGGGCTCATCGGCGACCGGCGCGTGCGCCCGCCGCGTCCGCTGCCCTTCCTGCCCCGGCGCATCGGCATCGTGACGAGCCGCACCGGCGCGGCGCTGCAGGACTTCCTGCGCGTGCTGCACTCGCGCAACCCGCGGCAGAGCGTGCTGCTGGCGGACGCGCGCGTGCAGGGCGAGGGCTCCGCGGAAGAAGTGGCGCGGGCGATTGAGCGGCTGACGCGCACCGACGTGGACGTCATCGTGGTGACGCGCGGCGGAGGCTCCGTGGAGGACCTCTGGACGTTCAACGAGGAGCGGGTGGCGCGGGCCATCTTCGCCTCGCCGGTGCCGGTGGTGTCGGCCATCGGTCACGAAATCGACTTCACCATCTCCGACTTCGTGGCGGACTGGCGCGCGCCCACGCCCAGCGCGGCGGCGGAGCGGCTGGCGCCGGTGCTGGCGGACCTGGAGCTGTCGCTGGCCACGCAGGCCGGGCGGCTCCGGCGCGCCACGGAGCGCCGGGTGCTGGAGCTGCGCGAGGAGCTGGGCCAGCTGTCGGCCCACCTCGAGGACCCGCGTCGCGCCATCAACCACCAGCGGCTGCACCTGTCCGAGCAGGTGGAGGCGATGATGCGCGTGCTGCGGCCCGCGGTGCGCGAGCACCGGGACGCCCTGCGCGCCCTGTCCGAGCGCCTCCAGCGGGTGAGGCCCCAGGCGCGGCTGGGCGAGCAGCGGGCCCACCTGCTCAAGCTGGCGATGCGGCTGACGGAGGCGGCGCGCGCGGGCGTCGCGTCCCGGCAGGCGGCGCTGGCGCAGGCGCACCTGGGGCTGGAGCGGGCCTCTCCGGCGGCGCGGGTGTCCCGGGAGCGTGCCCGGCTGGCCGCGCACCGGGCGCGGCTGCTGGCGCTCCAGCAGGGGGCCCTGGCGGATGCGCAGAGGCGTTTCCAGCGTCTGGAGGGACGGCTGGACGCGATGAGTCCGTTGAAGGTGATGTCGCGCGGTTATTCGGTGGTCTTCCGCCAGCGGGATGGCGCGGTGGTGCGCACCAGCACCGACGTACAGGTGGGAGAGCGGCTGGGCATCAAACTCGCGATGAACGGGGCGAAGACGCTTGGCGGGTGTGAGGAAGTCGAAGCCACCGTCACGGGGGTGAAAGGGCCGGTGGACTGCTAA
- the xseB gene encoding exodeoxyribonuclease VII small subunit produces MAKADKASKADKAAVEAEVPEQYGDVVARLEDTVGRLESGNLSLEDSLKAFEEGIRLVRRGEKLLTEAEQRIEQLLLDEDGKDVVAPLSVSARQPPPPAARAPAAPAPRSPPEDDVPF; encoded by the coding sequence GTGGCGAAGGCGGACAAGGCGTCCAAGGCGGACAAGGCGGCGGTGGAGGCCGAGGTTCCCGAGCAGTACGGGGACGTGGTGGCGCGACTCGAGGACACGGTGGGCCGGCTGGAGAGCGGCAACCTGTCCCTGGAGGACTCGCTGAAGGCCTTCGAGGAAGGCATCCGGCTCGTGCGCCGCGGTGAGAAGCTGCTCACCGAGGCGGAGCAGCGCATCGAACAGCTGCTGCTGGACGAGGACGGCAAGGACGTGGTGGCGCCGCTGTCGGTGTCCGCGCGCCAGCCCCCGCCGCCGGCCGCCCGGGCGCCTGCTGCGCCTGCCCCCCGGTCCCCTCCGGAGGATGACGTCCCGTTTTAG
- a CDS encoding response regulator: protein MAKPKITIVDDDRDTRELLAAALEDEGFDVTMAANGLRLIASLQLHRPRAILLDVNMSWIDGFELCRAVKKNENFKDIPVIFISGRGDPEDKRHGFEVGAADYFVKPLDMDKLVRRIRELVSPQAP, encoded by the coding sequence ATGGCGAAGCCGAAAATCACCATCGTCGATGACGACCGCGACACGCGGGAGCTGCTGGCGGCGGCCCTGGAGGACGAGGGCTTCGACGTCACCATGGCCGCCAATGGCCTGCGGCTCATCGCCTCGCTGCAGCTCCACCGGCCGCGGGCCATCCTCCTGGACGTGAACATGTCCTGGATTGATGGCTTCGAGCTGTGCCGGGCGGTGAAGAAGAACGAGAACTTCAAGGACATCCCCGTCATCTTCATCAGCGGGCGGGGTGACCCCGAGGACAAGCGGCACGGCTTCGAGGTCGGCGCCGCGGACTACTTCGTCAAGCCGCTGGACATGGACAAGCTCGTCAGGCGCATCCGCGAGCTCGTGTCCCCGCAGGCCCCCTAG
- a CDS encoding polyprenyl synthetase family protein, whose product MASFDLDSFLGPQVARVETLLRERMDRLVPAGTPPKLAEAMRYSLMAGGKRLRPVLCLTFADLVARASNASAVAGDAACALEYVHTYSLVHDDLPAMDDDDYRRGRPTNHKVYGEAMAILAGDALLTEAFTLVASGPEPVRAALCRELAVGSGAAGMVGGQVLDIAEDRPAALDYLLRLHRLKTGALIRAACRMGVVAAGGDADSLARADSYGDAVGLAFQIADDVLDVTATPEQLGKPSGADAAAGRFTFPAVVGLEASKKLAQDKVAEAISAVRPLEGADGPLAALARYTVERKS is encoded by the coding sequence TTGGCATCTTTCGACTTGGACTCCTTCCTGGGCCCCCAGGTGGCGCGGGTGGAGACACTGCTGCGCGAGCGCATGGACCGCCTCGTGCCGGCCGGCACTCCGCCGAAGCTGGCGGAGGCCATGCGCTACTCGCTGATGGCCGGCGGCAAGCGCCTGCGCCCGGTGCTGTGCCTGACCTTCGCGGACCTGGTGGCTCGCGCCAGCAATGCCTCGGCCGTGGCGGGCGACGCGGCGTGCGCGCTGGAGTACGTGCACACGTACTCGCTGGTGCATGACGACCTGCCGGCCATGGACGACGACGACTACCGTCGGGGCCGGCCCACCAACCACAAGGTGTACGGCGAGGCGATGGCGATTCTCGCTGGCGACGCGCTCCTGACGGAGGCCTTCACGCTGGTGGCCTCGGGGCCGGAGCCGGTGCGCGCGGCGCTCTGCCGCGAGCTGGCGGTGGGCTCGGGCGCGGCGGGCATGGTGGGCGGGCAGGTGCTGGACATCGCCGAGGACCGGCCGGCCGCGCTGGACTACCTGCTGCGGCTGCACCGGCTGAAGACGGGCGCGCTCATCCGCGCCGCGTGCCGCATGGGCGTGGTGGCGGCGGGCGGGGACGCGGACTCGCTGGCGCGCGCGGACAGCTACGGCGACGCGGTGGGGCTGGCGTTCCAGATTGCCGACGACGTGCTGGACGTGACGGCCACGCCGGAGCAGCTGGGCAAGCCCTCGGGCGCGGACGCGGCGGCGGGGCGCTTCACCTTCCCGGCGGTGGTGGGCCTGGAGGCGTCGAAGAAGCTGGCGCAGGACAAGGTGGCGGAGGCCATCTCGGCGGTGCGTCCGCTGGAGGGCGCAGACGGGCCGCTGGCGGCACTGGCGCGCTACACCGTGGAGCGGAAGTCCTGA
- a CDS encoding 1-deoxy-D-xylulose-5-phosphate synthase produces the protein MSGVLARIASPSDVRALPEAELPALCADLREDIISLCGRVGGHLGASLGAVELIVALHRVFHSPTDALLFDVGHQAYAHKLLTGRRERMHTLRQAGGVAPFLDPRESPHDALLAGHASTAVSAALGVLEGRRMLGRRGHVVAVLGDGGLTGGLTFEGLNNAGGSHLPLVVVLNDNQMSISANVGAIPALLRTRGARAFFEGLGFTYVGPVDGHDLSALVHALREAKASSRPVVVHALTLKGKGFPPAEADAQTRGHAMGPYEWRDGKLVRSRKGQRTFSEAFAAVLEDAMARDSRVVAVTPAMLEGSALNELKARFPDRVHDVGIAEQHAVTFSAGLAAAGARPVCAIYSTFLQRAYDQVIHDVCLPGLPVVFAVDRAGLVGADGATHQGAYDVASLRPMPNLHLWSPVVGEDLEPMLATALASPQPSVIRFPRGTLPPLPPELHPGEAPLMGARWLRRAERPRLTLVTLGPVGLVALEAVRSEPDWSVLDARCASPLDEAALLEASACGCVVVVEEGTTRGGLGSAVLELYAARGVTPRVRLVGMPDAFVPHGDARVQRAELGLDAAGLLKAGRELLKGGAR, from the coding sequence ATGTCGGGGGTGCTGGCGCGCATCGCCTCGCCCTCGGACGTGCGGGCACTTCCGGAGGCGGAGCTGCCGGCGCTGTGCGCGGACCTGCGCGAGGACATCATCTCCCTCTGCGGCCGCGTGGGTGGACACCTCGGTGCGTCGCTGGGCGCGGTGGAGCTCATCGTCGCGTTGCACCGGGTGTTCCACTCGCCGACGGACGCGCTGTTGTTCGACGTGGGGCACCAGGCGTACGCGCACAAGCTGCTCACCGGGCGGCGCGAGCGCATGCACACGCTGCGGCAGGCCGGTGGCGTCGCGCCGTTCCTGGACCCGCGTGAGAGCCCGCACGACGCGCTGCTGGCGGGCCATGCGTCCACGGCGGTGTCCGCGGCGCTGGGCGTGCTGGAGGGGCGCCGGATGCTGGGCCGGCGCGGGCACGTGGTGGCGGTGCTGGGCGACGGCGGGCTCACCGGCGGGCTCACCTTCGAGGGGCTCAACAACGCGGGGGGCAGCCACCTGCCGCTGGTGGTGGTGCTCAACGACAACCAGATGTCCATCAGCGCCAACGTGGGCGCCATCCCCGCGCTGCTGCGCACCCGAGGCGCGCGCGCCTTCTTCGAGGGGCTGGGCTTCACGTACGTGGGGCCGGTGGATGGGCATGACTTGAGCGCGCTGGTGCACGCGCTGCGCGAGGCGAAGGCGTCCTCGCGGCCGGTGGTGGTGCATGCGCTGACGCTGAAGGGGAAGGGCTTCCCACCGGCCGAGGCGGACGCGCAGACGCGCGGGCACGCCATGGGCCCGTACGAGTGGCGGGACGGGAAGCTGGTGCGCTCGCGCAAGGGGCAGCGGACCTTCAGCGAGGCCTTCGCGGCGGTGCTGGAGGACGCGATGGCGCGGGACTCGCGCGTGGTGGCGGTGACGCCGGCCATGCTGGAGGGCTCGGCGCTCAACGAATTGAAGGCGCGATTCCCGGACCGCGTGCACGACGTGGGCATCGCCGAGCAGCACGCCGTCACCTTCAGCGCGGGGCTCGCGGCCGCGGGTGCGCGTCCGGTGTGCGCCATCTACTCGACGTTCCTCCAGCGCGCGTACGACCAGGTCATCCACGACGTGTGCCTGCCGGGGCTGCCCGTCGTCTTCGCGGTGGACCGCGCGGGGCTGGTGGGCGCGGACGGCGCCACGCACCAGGGCGCCTACGACGTGGCCTCGCTGCGGCCGATGCCGAACCTGCACCTGTGGTCGCCCGTGGTGGGCGAGGACCTGGAGCCCATGCTGGCCACGGCGCTGGCGTCGCCGCAGCCCTCCGTCATCCGCTTCCCGCGCGGCACGCTGCCGCCGCTGCCTCCGGAGCTGCACCCTGGCGAGGCGCCGCTGATGGGCGCGCGGTGGCTGCGCCGTGCGGAGCGGCCCCGACTGACGCTGGTGACGCTGGGCCCGGTGGGGCTCGTGGCGCTGGAGGCCGTGCGGAGCGAGCCCGACTGGAGCGTGCTGGACGCGCGCTGTGCCTCGCCGCTGGACGAGGCCGCGCTGCTGGAGGCCTCCGCGTGTGGCTGCGTGGTGGTGGTGGAGGAGGGCACCACTCGCGGCGGACTGGGCAGTGCGGTGCTGGAGCTCTACGCGGCGCGCGGAGTCACGCCGCGCGTGCGGCTGGTGGGCATGCCGGACGCCTTCGTCCCGCACGGAGACGCGCGTGTGCAGCGCGCGGAGCTGGGCCTGGACGCGGCCGGATTGCTGAAGGCCGGACGCGAGCTGCTGAAAGGAGGCGCGCGGTGA
- a CDS encoding TlyA family RNA methyltransferase, with amino-acid sequence MKPRKERLDVLVLERGLAESRTKAQALILAGQVVVDDQRVDKPGSLVPVEAELRLKGEVLPYVSRGGLKLKAAMDRFGLDVRGRVCADIGASTGGFTDCLLQHGATRVHAIDVGYGQLHEKLRTDPRVRSRERVNARYLTEEDLPEKVGAIVIDVSFISLTQVLPSVLTFLEPGGLLVALVKPQFEVGPDKVGKGGVVRDAAARQEAIDSMTTFVRERGLTVRGVMDSPVPGPAGNVEALLVADRL; translated from the coding sequence GTGAAGCCTCGCAAGGAGCGGCTGGACGTGCTCGTGTTGGAGCGCGGGCTGGCGGAGTCGCGCACCAAGGCCCAGGCGCTCATCCTGGCCGGGCAGGTGGTGGTGGACGACCAGCGCGTGGACAAGCCCGGCTCGCTGGTGCCCGTCGAGGCCGAGCTGCGCCTCAAGGGCGAAGTCCTCCCGTACGTCTCGCGTGGTGGGCTGAAGCTGAAGGCGGCCATGGATCGCTTCGGCCTGGACGTGCGCGGCCGCGTCTGCGCGGACATCGGCGCCAGCACCGGCGGCTTCACCGACTGCCTGCTCCAGCACGGCGCCACGCGCGTGCACGCCATCGACGTGGGCTACGGCCAGCTCCACGAGAAGCTGCGCACGGACCCGCGCGTGCGCTCGCGCGAGCGCGTCAACGCGCGCTACCTCACCGAGGAGGACCTGCCGGAGAAGGTGGGCGCCATCGTCATCGACGTGAGCTTCATCTCGCTCACCCAGGTGCTGCCCTCGGTGCTCACCTTCCTGGAGCCGGGCGGCCTGCTGGTGGCTCTGGTGAAGCCCCAGTTCGAGGTGGGCCCCGACAAGGTGGGCAAGGGCGGCGTGGTGCGCGACGCCGCCGCCCGTCAGGAGGCCATCGACTCGATGACGACCTTCGTGCGCGAGCGGGGCCTCACCGTGCGCGGAGTGATGGACTCGCCCGTGCCCGGGCCCGCCGGCAACGTGGAGGCACTCCTCGTCGCCGACAGGCTCTGA
- a CDS encoding ATP-binding protein, with product MQPDQRGRVLVVAAKEAGDALMERLTASGYHCAAAEKEAGLAQAAEALQPEVVLLSMTAKRAAEMLDLVRKVERLQRLPVLVDLGRTRATEAIKRLPVDDLIRSADEVVPRLESALRTSRLRDREERIRMRMGMLLEITQAATSSLELEEILRIAVDKVGRVTGTDRCSVVLVEGSHARTARVVATQEDPSLVELDIEVARYPELRRALETREPVLIEEAQRDPLMAEVRTSIMPLGVKSILVQPLICQDDLLGALFLRVSRVTASFGRDEQEFAQAVAGVLANSIRNARLHTAVKKKREDLELAYVQRYQELNDANRRLKELNRLKDEIIAVCSHDLRAPLQVLLGHGRLLLEGPLEAQQKQSAEAMIRQGKKILGLVESLLEKGKGEAARLSIEPRVLDVAQLCRDAVNELEILAADRGVSLRAECPDSLMLIGDEVKLHEVLQNLITNAIHHAAQDGEVVVSTQRLARPDGDAAKVCVQDDGVGIPPDELHLVFDRYRHGGKGTGLGLAICKEFVELHGGEIWAESPKDKGCIFVFTLPLAQEAPRNPRPQVPATSPQEQPRVLVVEDEPEIAAVLSEVLRSKYRVEVARDGAEGLAKARAQRPDLVVMDVFLPKLDGLDAAMALKSSSDTAHIPVILLSAHQGVAEKVRSLNLGAVDYMSKPFNAVELLNRTDRALKLRQGEREQQEKERASSLQRRTGSDPATGLHDRRGLLLRLEQEVARSRRFHRALSLAVLRPDRPVDSLPASIADIMRKRVRHPDAISHLGEGVFAVILPECQAEAARNVISRMLPDVEKATDTEYRSAVADVSQDSDSVEKLLEKLGAPPPEET from the coding sequence ATGCAGCCGGATCAGCGGGGACGCGTGCTGGTGGTGGCCGCCAAGGAGGCGGGCGACGCGCTCATGGAGCGGCTCACGGCGAGCGGCTACCACTGCGCGGCGGCGGAGAAGGAAGCCGGCCTGGCCCAGGCGGCCGAGGCCCTCCAGCCCGAGGTGGTGCTGCTGTCGATGACGGCGAAGCGGGCGGCGGAGATGCTGGACCTGGTGCGCAAGGTGGAGCGCCTGCAGCGGCTGCCGGTGCTGGTGGACCTGGGGCGCACTCGCGCCACGGAGGCCATCAAACGTCTACCAGTGGACGATTTGATTCGCAGCGCGGACGAGGTGGTGCCGCGGCTGGAGTCGGCGCTGCGCACCAGCCGGCTGCGCGACAGGGAAGAGCGCATCCGGATGCGCATGGGGATGCTGCTGGAAATCACCCAGGCGGCCACCAGCTCGCTGGAGCTGGAGGAAATCCTCCGCATCGCCGTGGACAAGGTGGGCCGCGTCACCGGGACGGACCGCTGCTCGGTGGTGCTGGTGGAGGGCAGCCATGCCCGCACCGCGCGCGTGGTGGCCACGCAGGAGGACCCCAGCCTCGTCGAGTTGGACATCGAGGTGGCCCGCTACCCGGAATTGCGCCGCGCGCTGGAGACGCGGGAGCCGGTGCTGATTGAAGAAGCGCAGCGGGATCCGCTGATGGCGGAGGTGCGCACCTCCATCATGCCGCTGGGCGTGAAGTCCATCCTGGTGCAGCCGCTCATCTGCCAGGACGACCTGTTGGGCGCGCTCTTCCTGCGCGTGTCGCGGGTGACGGCGTCCTTCGGCCGCGACGAGCAGGAGTTCGCCCAGGCGGTGGCGGGCGTGCTGGCCAACTCCATCCGCAACGCGCGCCTGCACACGGCGGTGAAGAAGAAGCGCGAGGACCTGGAGCTGGCGTACGTGCAGCGCTACCAGGAGCTGAACGACGCCAACCGCCGCCTCAAGGAGCTCAACCGGCTCAAGGACGAAATCATCGCCGTCTGCAGCCACGATTTGCGCGCGCCGCTCCAGGTGCTCCTGGGCCACGGCCGCCTGCTCCTGGAGGGCCCGCTGGAGGCCCAGCAGAAGCAGTCCGCCGAGGCGATGATCCGCCAGGGCAAGAAGATCCTCGGGCTCGTCGAGTCGCTGCTGGAGAAGGGCAAGGGCGAGGCGGCGCGGCTGTCCATCGAGCCGCGCGTGCTGGACGTGGCGCAGCTGTGCCGCGACGCGGTCAACGAGCTTGAAATCCTGGCGGCCGACCGGGGCGTGTCGCTGCGGGCCGAGTGCCCGGACAGCCTGATGCTCATCGGCGACGAGGTGAAGCTGCACGAGGTGCTGCAGAACCTCATCACCAACGCCATCCACCACGCCGCGCAGGACGGCGAGGTGGTGGTGAGCACGCAGCGGCTGGCGCGCCCGGACGGCGACGCGGCCAAGGTGTGCGTGCAGGACGACGGCGTGGGCATTCCCCCGGACGAGCTGCACCTCGTCTTCGACCGCTACCGCCACGGCGGCAAGGGCACGGGGCTGGGGCTCGCCATCTGCAAGGAGTTCGTCGAGCTGCACGGCGGCGAAATCTGGGCGGAGAGCCCCAAGGACAAGGGCTGCATCTTCGTCTTCACGCTGCCCCTGGCGCAGGAGGCGCCGCGCAACCCGAGGCCGCAGGTGCCCGCCACGTCTCCGCAGGAGCAGCCGCGCGTGCTGGTGGTGGAGGACGAGCCGGAAATCGCCGCGGTGCTCTCCGAGGTGCTGCGCTCCAAGTACCGCGTGGAGGTGGCGCGCGACGGCGCGGAGGGCCTGGCCAAGGCGCGCGCGCAGCGGCCGGACCTCGTCGTCATGGACGTGTTCCTGCCCAAGCTGGACGGCCTGGACGCGGCCATGGCGCTCAAGTCCTCGTCGGACACGGCGCACATCCCCGTCATCCTCCTGTCCGCACACCAGGGCGTGGCGGAGAAGGTCCGCTCGCTCAACCTGGGCGCGGTGGACTACATGAGCAAGCCGTTCAACGCGGTGGAGCTCCTCAACCGCACCGACCGCGCCCTCAAGCTGCGCCAGGGTGAGCGCGAGCAGCAGGAGAAGGAGCGCGCCAGCTCCCTGCAGCGCCGCACCGGCAGCGACCCGGCCACGGGCCTGCACGACAGGCGCGGCCTCTTGCTGCGGCTGGAGCAGGAGGTGGCTCGCAGCCGCCGCTTCCACCGCGCGCTCAGCCTCGCGGTGCTGCGGCCCGACAGGCCCGTGGACTCGCTGCCCGCCAGCATCGCGGACATCATGCGCAAGCGGGTGCGCCACCCGGATGCCATCTCCCACCTGGGCGAGGGCGTCTTCGCCGTCATCCTCCCCGAGTGCCAGGCGGAGGCCGCGCGCAACGTCATCAGCCGCATGCTGCCGGACGTGGAGAAGGCCACCGACACCGAGTACCGCTCCGCGGTGGCGGACGTGAGCCAGGACAGCGACTCCGTGGAGAAGCTGCTGGAGAAGCTGGGTGCCCCGCCGCCGGAGGAGACCTGA
- a CDS encoding tetratricopeptide repeat protein, whose amino-acid sequence MSPARVLASVLLGVLVAQGAVAAPAAKRPRVDREAMREAMDAAASDDEGFSSSASYANYLQSRLLHYAGDHKGAVDALRLALATDDGHPLLLTRLAEEYARLGDLDKAERELRKAVERSPAYYPAHVLMGRVLLEAGRFTRARMHLRRAVALKPREPEAYLVLTQLHLEAGAPDEAVKVVDALAVALPGEASGYRRLGLALAERGDNTRAERLLLEASRRDPGDVEVLSALAKLYDESGRPTEAEDALARALQRDPDSQEVLLAAGRAALKAGSVVRARAYFDRLLSLSTEPETVVRVAFSFLAAREPSAAAEVLEAARKAGADEPRLAYYAGLVKERMRRFQEAADAFGAVPETSEVFADARVRRARCLSLAGAHPRALALLKAALQEAPEDVEIRTQYARALERGGAPAKAEAVLKEGLAAGPSAALYDALAATLNRQGRGKEALALLGDVVAKSPRDEELLYVLGAAFERQGDMAGALARMREVLDVDPDHAAALNFLGYLLAQSGKDLDEAERRVRRALELHPDTGAFLDSLGWVYFRRGEYQRAVEALERASLLSPDEPVILEHLGDAYQRASRGEEAAGAWRRALDVLTLDPESAEPPGQRAVLERKLKALPTRSSGR is encoded by the coding sequence GTGAGCCCCGCCCGCGTCCTCGCCTCCGTCCTGCTGGGTGTCCTCGTGGCGCAGGGGGCCGTCGCGGCCCCTGCGGCCAAGCGCCCTCGCGTGGACCGCGAGGCCATGCGCGAGGCCATGGACGCGGCGGCCTCGGACGACGAGGGCTTCTCGTCCTCCGCCAGCTACGCGAACTACCTCCAGTCGCGTCTGCTGCACTACGCCGGGGACCACAAGGGCGCGGTGGACGCGCTGCGCCTGGCCCTGGCCACGGATGACGGCCACCCGCTGCTGCTCACCCGGCTGGCGGAGGAGTACGCGCGCCTCGGGGATTTGGACAAGGCCGAGCGCGAGCTGCGCAAGGCGGTGGAGCGCTCTCCGGCGTACTACCCGGCGCACGTGCTGATGGGGCGCGTGCTGCTGGAGGCCGGCCGCTTCACCCGCGCGCGCATGCACCTGCGGCGCGCGGTGGCCCTCAAGCCGCGCGAGCCCGAGGCCTACCTCGTCCTGACGCAGCTCCACCTGGAGGCCGGCGCGCCCGACGAGGCGGTGAAGGTGGTGGATGCGCTGGCCGTGGCGCTGCCCGGCGAGGCCTCCGGCTACCGGCGCCTGGGGCTGGCCCTGGCCGAGCGCGGCGACAACACCCGCGCGGAGCGCCTGCTGCTGGAGGCCAGCCGGAGGGACCCGGGCGACGTGGAGGTGCTGTCCGCGCTGGCGAAGCTGTACGATGAGTCCGGCCGCCCCACCGAGGCCGAGGACGCCCTCGCGCGCGCCCTTCAGAGAGATCCGGACAGCCAGGAGGTGCTGCTGGCCGCGGGCCGCGCCGCGCTCAAGGCCGGCTCCGTGGTGCGGGCGCGGGCGTACTTCGACCGGCTCCTGTCCTTGTCTACCGAGCCGGAGACGGTGGTGCGCGTGGCCTTCAGCTTCCTCGCCGCGCGCGAGCCGTCCGCCGCCGCGGAGGTGCTGGAGGCGGCCCGCAAGGCGGGGGCGGATGAGCCTCGGCTGGCCTACTACGCGGGCCTGGTGAAGGAGCGGATGCGCCGCTTCCAGGAGGCGGCGGACGCCTTCGGCGCGGTGCCCGAGACTTCCGAGGTCTTCGCCGACGCCCGCGTGCGCCGCGCCCGCTGCCTGTCGCTGGCCGGCGCCCACCCACGCGCCCTGGCACTGCTCAAGGCCGCCCTCCAGGAAGCGCCCGAGGACGTGGAGATTCGCACGCAGTACGCCCGCGCGCTGGAGCGGGGCGGGGCGCCCGCGAAGGCGGAGGCGGTGCTGAAGGAGGGGCTCGCCGCCGGGCCCTCCGCCGCGCTGTACGACGCGCTGGCCGCCACCCTCAACCGGCAGGGCCGGGGGAAGGAGGCGCTGGCGCTCCTCGGCGACGTGGTGGCGAAGAGCCCCCGGGACGAGGAATTGCTGTACGTGCTGGGCGCGGCCTTCGAGCGTCAGGGCGACATGGCCGGCGCGCTGGCGCGCATGCGGGAGGTGCTGGACGTGGACCCGGACCACGCCGCCGCGCTGAACTTCCTGGGCTACCTGCTGGCCCAGTCGGGCAAGGACCTGGACGAAGCAGAGCGGCGGGTGCGGCGCGCGCTGGAGTTGCACCCGGACACCGGCGCCTTCCTGGACTCGCTCGGGTGGGTGTACTTTCGGCGCGGCGAGTACCAGCGCGCGGTGGAGGCGCTGGAGCGCGCGTCGCTTTTGTCCCCGGACGAGCCCGTCATCCTCGAGCACCTGGGAGACGCCTACCAGCGGGCCTCTCGCGGAGAGGAGGCCGCGGGCGCGTGGCGCCGTGCCCTGGACGTGCTGACGCTGGACCCTGAGTCCGCGGAGCCCCCCGGACAGCGCGCCGTGCTGGAGCGCAAGCTCAAGGCGCTACCCACGCGTTCGTCGGGCCGCTAA